The following are encoded together in the Robertmurraya sp. FSL R5-0851 genome:
- a CDS encoding GNAT family N-acetyltransferase: protein MPSVKNGIQIVSYHEGLAAGVAKMWNLSRDSWGGDTRVMTEEQVKTKEANSENIELYLALDENEVVGYCGLSEYKEDTGSLYIPLLNVLSNYHGKKIGKMLVMKALEKTIELGWPRLDLYTWPGNTKAVPLYKKCGFFWEDRDDTTHLMNFIPNVLNTPLLKPLFEKVDWYEASTRQIEGKPDGINENGFTFYEYSWSSPDTNARVQIERTSRGITLIETDDFLVQLTMDHHEVIEEMEHTYQLKVVNKTDTPLTFQATGTKNARVKYQLNTGKLNIEKDFTLSETFTIRKGEEPSVWRTHPSIQITVEINGSPCEMSLGIFPMQPAKLEAFNEGNFAFLDTKTEFHLELKNNLSNTTEFVLTIPENDLVNLEQKTYEVTVPAKGKMTIPIPVTVRKHGFYDPSIHVSTKSTDHVLTFEQQISIAFKGEGKKFGGESTLFWHIYNGHSQLNIRKLDLNVQLKKNARSKKPLFSFLAPKLGKPYTNEFNKKKPTSVSWDIDDSSVLIKFVLQSGEFPGIYLTECLQLFGDGIVHQWIEIENVHPTTYQNIAISQPVYQELGNTYFPLDQRVVYFSKDRPLEFGDLNPAMITGHWYFSKTEGKTVGVTWPQNSHAAPEGWQFVIEQKIGEMKPGAKSTTEKIIVALDSFQEASQFQAYAEKRHLLEPYEIINELQLEVHKMIVPSSSPTSITLKTYRNSFLDGTLEVVCDQGPVSNWRIQAKEEKNSITFEQQLSLNNPVSHLTAQFQQEGIRTNFENLLLSTQGDISSCTESDGSIVAENGCLSIKANADFYPGLYSLKVNGLEWLDTQYPERTAKSWWSPWAGGMKWSPEGITTFSLLKEKTNISPTTISDRNGNTWRGMAIQTTFEEHSQWKNVEYVQYYVMLPGVPVLATFLRVMHDGGKWLDGEKWLTDLFLGGEALPNLTIKSGRSEYRAGKQELPMYLPEDSYIESATKKEKLYVIPSLNMEETEAYMNKEAFQLVAAQPGFANKEEKGTAPLFLLFDERKLSTEAVQKLRNIQF, encoded by the coding sequence ATGCCATCTGTAAAAAATGGAATACAAATTGTAAGTTATCACGAAGGATTAGCCGCAGGGGTAGCAAAAATGTGGAATTTAAGCCGTGACAGTTGGGGCGGCGATACTCGTGTTATGACCGAAGAACAAGTGAAAACAAAGGAAGCCAATTCCGAAAATATTGAGCTTTATCTAGCATTAGATGAAAACGAAGTCGTTGGCTATTGTGGATTATCTGAATATAAGGAGGATACTGGCTCTTTATACATCCCTTTACTCAATGTTCTTTCGAATTATCATGGAAAGAAAATCGGCAAAATGCTTGTTATGAAAGCTCTTGAAAAAACGATCGAACTCGGCTGGCCTCGTCTTGATTTATACACTTGGCCAGGTAACACCAAGGCGGTTCCACTTTATAAAAAATGTGGCTTCTTTTGGGAGGATCGTGATGACACTACCCATTTGATGAACTTCATCCCTAACGTGTTAAACACCCCACTTCTTAAACCACTATTCGAAAAAGTAGACTGGTATGAAGCTAGCACAAGGCAAATTGAAGGAAAGCCAGACGGAATAAATGAAAACGGATTTACCTTCTACGAATATAGCTGGAGTTCGCCGGACACGAACGCTAGAGTACAAATCGAACGTACGAGTCGAGGCATTACCTTAATCGAAACCGATGACTTCCTTGTTCAGCTAACTATGGATCACCATGAAGTGATTGAGGAAATGGAGCATACTTATCAATTAAAAGTTGTGAACAAAACCGATACCCCTCTTACCTTCCAAGCAACTGGTACTAAGAATGCTCGAGTCAAATATCAGCTTAACACCGGAAAGCTGAATATAGAAAAAGATTTTACTCTCTCTGAGACTTTTACTATACGAAAAGGCGAAGAGCCTAGTGTGTGGCGGACTCACCCAAGTATCCAAATTACCGTAGAAATTAATGGTAGTCCTTGTGAAATGAGCCTTGGAATATTTCCTATGCAACCAGCTAAGCTTGAAGCATTTAATGAAGGAAATTTTGCTTTTTTAGATACAAAAACAGAATTTCATCTAGAGCTAAAGAATAATCTCTCAAATACAACCGAATTTGTTCTTACTATTCCTGAGAATGACCTGGTGAATCTAGAACAAAAAACATACGAAGTTACCGTTCCTGCTAAAGGAAAAATGACGATTCCTATACCTGTTACTGTTAGAAAGCATGGCTTTTACGATCCAAGTATTCATGTTTCAACTAAGTCTACCGATCATGTACTCACTTTTGAACAGCAAATTTCGATTGCTTTCAAAGGTGAAGGAAAGAAATTTGGTGGTGAATCAACGCTTTTCTGGCACATATACAATGGTCATAGTCAGTTAAATATTCGAAAGCTAGATCTTAATGTCCAATTAAAAAAGAATGCTAGAAGCAAAAAGCCATTATTTTCATTCCTTGCACCTAAGCTTGGAAAACCATATACAAACGAATTTAATAAAAAGAAGCCAACATCAGTATCCTGGGATATTGATGATTCATCTGTCTTGATTAAGTTCGTGTTGCAATCGGGGGAATTTCCAGGCATCTACTTAACAGAGTGTCTGCAGCTTTTTGGAGATGGAATCGTTCATCAATGGATAGAGATTGAAAATGTTCATCCAACTACTTACCAAAATATCGCAATCAGTCAGCCTGTATATCAAGAACTTGGCAACACATACTTTCCACTTGATCAAAGAGTTGTTTATTTTTCAAAAGATCGTCCACTCGAGTTCGGAGATTTAAATCCAGCCATGATAACGGGTCATTGGTATTTTTCCAAAACGGAAGGGAAAACGGTTGGAGTAACATGGCCTCAAAATAGCCATGCAGCTCCAGAAGGTTGGCAGTTTGTTATTGAGCAAAAAATAGGTGAGATGAAACCTGGAGCAAAGTCTACAACAGAAAAGATCATTGTAGCACTTGATTCATTCCAGGAAGCAAGTCAATTTCAGGCTTATGCTGAGAAAAGACATCTGCTTGAGCCGTATGAAATAATCAATGAACTTCAGCTCGAGGTGCATAAAATGATTGTGCCATCTAGTTCACCTACTTCCATCACGTTAAAGACTTATAGAAACAGTTTCTTGGATGGAACGCTTGAGGTTGTTTGTGACCAAGGTCCTGTCAGTAACTGGCGTATTCAGGCTAAGGAAGAGAAAAACTCAATTACCTTTGAACAACAGCTCTCATTAAATAACCCTGTTTCTCATCTAACAGCTCAATTTCAACAAGAAGGAATCCGGACAAATTTCGAGAATCTACTATTATCAACACAAGGAGACATTTCCTCTTGTACAGAATCAGATGGATCAATAGTTGCTGAAAATGGCTGTTTATCGATCAAAGCAAATGCTGATTTTTATCCAGGCTTATATTCCTTAAAAGTAAATGGACTAGAGTGGTTAGATACTCAGTATCCTGAAAGAACCGCCAAAAGTTGGTGGAGCCCATGGGCAGGAGGAATGAAATGGTCTCCTGAAGGAATCACCACCTTCTCTCTTTTAAAAGAAAAAACAAACATATCACCGACAACTATCAGTGACCGTAACGGAAATACTTGGAGAGGAATGGCCATCCAAACAACATTCGAGGAACATTCACAATGGAAAAATGTCGAGTACGTTCAATATTATGTAATGCTTCCTGGAGTTCCTGTTTTAGCAACATTTTTACGGGTCATGCATGATGGTGGGAAATGGCTGGATGGAGAAAAATGGTTGACTGATCTGTTCCTCGGTGGAGAAGCCTTACCGAACCTTACAATCAAGAGTGGCCGTTCAGAGTATCGTGCAGGTAAACAGGAACTACCAATGTACCTTCCCGAAGATTCCTATATTGAATCGGCTACAAAAAAAGAGAAGCTTTATGTGATTCCAAGTTTGAACATGGAAGAGACCGAGGCCTATATGAATAAAGAGGCCTTTCAATTAGTTGCAGCCCAACCAGGCTTCGCAAATAAGGAGGAAAAAGGCACCGCTCCTCTTTTCTTGCTATTTGATGAGCGGAAACTATCAACAGAAGCCGTTCAAAAACTACGAAATATCCAATTTTAG
- a CDS encoding ABC transporter substrate-binding protein, translated as MKKLKIFSIIAVLILSMLAACSSSSQTASEDSDTVELRFFHRWPTEPKKQYFEEAVKEFEELHPNIKIKTEAVLNDSYKEKIRVVLGSNNPPDVYFSWSGEFAYNFARAGQSLDLTSYVEEDTDWSGQIIESQFGPFTLDGKVYGIPWSTDGKAFFYNKKVFNDLNLEIPTTWEELLTVSEKIKDAGITPIAFGSKAPWTISHYIGSLNEYIVPEDVIAKDYSLSNSDGEFAHPGYVTALEKFIELEPYFNQGVNSVDHQYARELFNGGKAAIGYFQLAEIGLIEPSLGEDLGVFNTPFVEGGEGNPSSITAAPEGIMISSKTKHPEEAMEFIKFLTSKEKGIEQLKEVSEYSAVKETTTPENGSALQQEAIDLIVNADKTYLWFDTAVDIKIVDAYLNGVQQMLDGKKSAEDVMKDVQKAAKELK; from the coding sequence ATGAAAAAGTTAAAAATCTTTAGTATTATCGCCGTATTAATTCTCTCAATGCTAGCAGCTTGTTCCTCATCTAGTCAAACAGCTTCAGAAGACAGTGATACTGTCGAACTTCGTTTTTTCCACAGATGGCCTACAGAACCCAAAAAGCAATACTTTGAAGAAGCAGTCAAAGAGTTTGAAGAGCTACATCCAAATATAAAGATAAAAACCGAAGCAGTTTTAAATGACTCGTATAAGGAAAAGATTCGTGTTGTATTAGGTTCAAATAATCCTCCTGATGTGTACTTTTCATGGAGCGGTGAGTTTGCTTACAATTTTGCCAGAGCTGGACAATCCCTAGACTTAACAAGCTATGTTGAGGAAGATACAGATTGGTCAGGTCAAATCATTGAGTCCCAATTTGGTCCCTTTACGTTGGATGGAAAAGTTTATGGGATTCCTTGGTCAACAGATGGAAAAGCCTTCTTCTATAACAAAAAGGTTTTTAACGATTTAAACCTTGAAATTCCAACTACATGGGAAGAGCTCCTAACTGTCTCTGAAAAAATTAAGGATGCAGGAATTACTCCAATTGCTTTCGGAAGTAAGGCGCCATGGACAATTTCTCATTATATCGGATCACTAAATGAGTATATCGTTCCGGAAGATGTTATCGCAAAGGACTATAGCCTAAGTAATTCAGATGGAGAGTTTGCTCATCCTGGTTATGTAACTGCCTTGGAAAAATTCATTGAATTAGAACCATATTTTAATCAAGGAGTAAACTCCGTTGATCACCAATATGCGAGAGAGCTATTTAATGGAGGAAAAGCAGCGATCGGATACTTTCAGTTAGCTGAAATTGGTTTGATTGAGCCAAGTCTTGGAGAGGATTTAGGTGTATTCAATACACCATTTGTTGAAGGTGGAGAAGGAAATCCAAGCTCCATTACTGCTGCTCCAGAAGGAATTATGATTTCTTCTAAAACAAAACATCCAGAAGAAGCAATGGAGTTTATTAAGTTCTTAACTTCTAAGGAAAAAGGAATTGAACAGTTAAAAGAAGTAAGTGAATACAGTGCGGTTAAAGAAACGACAACTCCTGAAAACGGTTCTGCTCTACAACAAGAAGCGATCGACCTAATCGTAAATGCCGATAAGACTTACTTATGGTTTGATACGGCTGTAGATATTAAGATTGTTGACGCGTACTTAAATGGTGTTCAACAGATGTTAGATGGGAAAAAGTCAGCTGAAGACGTAATGAAAGATGTTCAAAAAGCAGCAAAAGAGCTGAAGTAA
- a CDS encoding ABC transporter permease subunit translates to MAPYLYIAPCILLMGLFVYYPIVENFRFAFYEFSAFAPDKVFVGFENFLALFQDEVFYIALKNNIWYAIISIVCQVFGGLVLAAILEDPLTRLFSGFFRTAFFLPVIISITVIALLFSFVYNPDIGILNSFLRLLGLEEWTRAWLGESETAIFAVIAVSQWQSIGYIMMLFIVAIQSIPQELYEAADIDGANKFYKFLHITVPQVKEMLFVATLITLTGAFTVFNEPYILTSGGPGNASEVLGTLLYKSAFFRDEMGYASAIATIILLLSLAVAIIQMKLFKTGKED, encoded by the coding sequence ATGGCTCCCTATTTATATATTGCCCCTTGTATTTTGTTAATGGGATTGTTCGTTTATTATCCCATTGTAGAGAATTTCCGATTTGCTTTTTATGAGTTTTCTGCTTTTGCCCCAGATAAGGTGTTTGTTGGATTCGAAAATTTCCTTGCTCTGTTTCAGGATGAGGTTTTTTATATAGCTTTAAAAAATAATATTTGGTACGCAATCATCTCAATCGTATGTCAAGTATTCGGTGGCTTAGTTTTAGCTGCTATATTAGAGGATCCTTTGACTAGATTATTCAGTGGTTTTTTCCGTACCGCGTTCTTCCTTCCAGTAATCATATCCATAACGGTTATTGCTTTATTGTTCAGTTTTGTTTACAACCCGGATATTGGAATACTTAACAGTTTTCTTCGATTGCTCGGTCTTGAAGAGTGGACAAGGGCATGGCTGGGGGAATCTGAAACAGCCATTTTCGCTGTTATCGCTGTATCTCAGTGGCAAAGTATTGGGTATATCATGATGCTTTTCATCGTTGCCATTCAGTCTATTCCTCAAGAGCTCTATGAGGCAGCCGATATTGATGGTGCGAATAAATTTTACAAATTTCTCCACATTACAGTTCCTCAGGTAAAAGAAATGCTTTTTGTAGCAACGTTAATAACATTAACAGGTGCATTTACAGTATTTAATGAGCCGTATATTTTGACAAGTGGCGGACCTGGAAATGCAAGTGAAGTGCTTGGCACGTTGCTTTACAAATCAGCCTTTTTTAGAGATGAGATGGGGTACGCTTCAGCAATAGCGACCATTATATTACTGCTTTCGTTGGCGGTAGCTATTATTCAAATGAAGCTATTTAAGACGGGGAAGGAGGATTAA
- a CDS encoding ABC transporter permease subunit, with translation METDKVTSTDYSIQSIRVRSYKRKKIAGAIPLYTILIFYFMIIAYPLFWMVINSFKTTEEIFSNSWALPTTWLVSNYVHAWNTGISEYFINSTIVTLSTCLLTVFLSALGAYGLTRFQFKGKKILLILCMGGMMLSPQVSLVPLYKLIQALGIHDTYLALILPYVAYRIPITVLLIRAAFLEVPKELEESAFLDGCSTWSVFTKIFLPLNLPILFTGIIITAYFTWNEFMFALIFIDSDSLKTIPAGLMQFRDALQTNWGVLLAGLMISAIPIITLFLFLQKYFVRGLASGSLKG, from the coding sequence ATGGAGACAGATAAAGTAACATCAACTGACTATAGCATTCAATCGATCAGAGTTCGTTCCTATAAGAGGAAAAAGATTGCTGGAGCGATTCCACTCTATACTATATTGATCTTCTATTTTATGATCATTGCCTATCCTTTGTTTTGGATGGTCATTAATTCCTTTAAAACGACAGAAGAAATTTTCTCAAACAGTTGGGCATTGCCGACAACCTGGCTTGTCTCAAACTATGTTCATGCGTGGAATACAGGGATATCTGAGTACTTTATCAATAGTACCATTGTTACGTTAAGCACCTGTTTATTAACGGTTTTCTTAAGTGCTCTTGGAGCATATGGTTTAACTCGGTTTCAATTTAAAGGTAAGAAGATACTACTAATATTGTGTATGGGTGGAATGATGCTATCTCCGCAGGTGAGTTTAGTCCCTTTGTATAAGCTTATCCAGGCATTGGGTATTCATGACACTTACTTAGCGCTCATTCTTCCCTATGTGGCTTACCGTATTCCGATTACTGTTCTATTAATAAGAGCGGCTTTTCTAGAGGTTCCAAAAGAGTTGGAAGAATCAGCTTTCCTCGATGGATGTTCAACATGGTCTGTATTTACAAAAATCTTTTTGCCGCTGAACCTTCCTATTTTGTTCACAGGGATCATTATCACTGCTTACTTTACATGGAATGAATTCATGTTTGCGCTCATCTTTATTGACTCTGACAGTTTAAAAACGATTCCGGCTGGACTAATGCAATTCCGTGATGCATTACAAACAAATTGGGGAGTTCTTTTAGCTGGATTAATGATCTCGGCCATCCCGATTATTACACTGTTTTTATTTTTACAAAAGTATTTCGTTCGTGGTCTGGCATCTGGAAGTTTGAAAGGATAA
- a CDS encoding PfkB family carbohydrate kinase, with translation MKLLAIGDNVVDVYLDRNEMFPGGNALNVAVLAKQYGAEETGFIGIVGDDAEGDHIIDSLEKNHVNISHIRRAYGESGKAYVDIDATGDRIFVKSNKGGIQSKLRLKLDPSDFEYIKGFDVLHTSIYSSLDDQLPLIKQLLPISYDFSNHFTDELLKTVCPHITFAFLSGSDFGDKQIEELINKIHGYGTHYVIVTRGSKGVIMSDRTQSFIQGIEEAEVIDTLGAGDSFIAGFLTCYLNHHTIKQSLQLAALRAARTCEVNGAFGYGKQLVK, from the coding sequence ATGAAGCTACTAGCAATTGGAGATAATGTAGTGGATGTGTATTTGGATCGAAATGAGATGTTTCCAGGTGGAAATGCGTTAAATGTTGCCGTATTAGCTAAGCAATACGGAGCAGAAGAAACGGGATTTATTGGCATTGTTGGAGATGATGCGGAAGGGGATCACATTATTGATTCTTTAGAAAAGAATCATGTAAATATAAGTCATATCCGAAGGGCTTATGGGGAAAGTGGAAAAGCGTATGTGGATATTGATGCGACTGGAGATAGGATTTTCGTAAAATCTAACAAAGGTGGTATTCAATCGAAGCTACGATTGAAATTGGATCCATCAGATTTTGAGTATATCAAAGGTTTTGATGTTCTTCATACCAGCATTTATAGCAGTCTGGATGATCAACTTCCCCTGATCAAACAGCTATTACCGATTTCTTATGATTTCTCCAATCATTTTACAGATGAGCTACTGAAAACGGTATGTCCACACATCACTTTTGCCTTCCTATCTGGTAGTGACTTTGGTGACAAGCAAATCGAGGAATTAATTAACAAAATTCATGGTTATGGCACGCATTATGTAATTGTTACCCGAGGTTCAAAAGGAGTGATCATGTCGGACCGGACACAAAGTTTTATACAGGGAATAGAAGAAGCAGAAGTAATCGACACGCTAGGTGCTGGTGATTCATTCATAGCTGGGTTTTTAACTTGTTATTTGAACCACCATACAATCAAGCAGTCACTACAACTAGCTGCATTACGAGCGGCACGTACGTGTGAAGTGAACGGAGCATTTGGTTATGGAAAACAATTGGTGAAATAA
- a CDS encoding UTRA domain-containing protein, with translation MKLNSSSSRPLYEQLFNTIKEAIDQNTYRPGQQIPNEAELCDIYGVSRITVRRAIQDLVDEGLLERKQGKGTFVARKKVARELVTIEGFSDFSKQLGKKTSKKVLVYEEIKASKKIAEDLQIEVNAPVLKLLRLMYIEGEPFTLDLTHYPIERFPNIQEHIFDYESTYDVLSNIYHVDMKDITTKKTITGIPASSVEAEHLNCEIGEILFNIDKIVYDKNKVPIHLSTFKNLTTVIAYTITT, from the coding sequence ATGAAGTTAAATAGCTCTAGTTCACGTCCATTATACGAACAATTATTTAACACGATAAAAGAAGCAATTGACCAAAATACCTATCGACCAGGTCAACAAATTCCCAATGAAGCAGAGCTTTGTGATATTTACGGAGTAAGCAGAATTACGGTTAGAAGAGCGATTCAAGATTTAGTTGATGAAGGATTGTTGGAAAGAAAACAAGGAAAAGGCACGTTCGTTGCTAGAAAAAAAGTTGCTCGTGAATTAGTGACTATCGAGGGCTTTTCGGATTTCAGCAAACAGCTTGGAAAGAAAACCAGCAAGAAAGTTCTAGTTTATGAAGAAATAAAAGCATCAAAGAAAATTGCTGAAGATCTACAAATAGAGGTTAATGCACCAGTACTCAAACTTTTAAGATTAATGTATATTGAAGGAGAGCCCTTTACTCTTGATTTAACTCATTATCCGATAGAGCGCTTTCCTAACATTCAGGAGCATATATTTGATTATGAATCAACGTATGATGTTCTAAGTAATATCTATCACGTGGATATGAAGGACATTACAACGAAAAAAACCATTACTGGAATCCCTGCCTCTTCTGTAGAAGCTGAACACCTAAATTGCGAAATTGGTGAGATTTTATTCAATATCGATAAAATCGTCTACGATAAGAATAAAGTACCTATTCATCTATCTACGTTTAAAAATTTAACTACAGTTATTGCTTATACAATAACCACGTAA
- a CDS encoding MFS transporter, which yields MKLANLRKSGHAPSLFASFLYFDVSFMIWVILGALGVYITKDFGLSPSQKGLIVAIPILGGSFFRLVLGVLTDRIGPKKTSIIGMVVTMVPLLWGWLFGTTLTELYFIGILLGVAGASFAAALPMASRWYPPHLQGLAMGIAGAGNSGTLFATLFGPRLAEQIGWHNVLGVALIPLAIVFIIFVLIAKDAPSQPAPKPLKEYFNVFKQKDALYFCLLYSVTFGGFVGLSSFLSIFFVDQYDLSRVRAGDFVTLCVAAGSFFRPVGGYIADKIGGVRLLTFLFIGVALTMLGVSQLPSIAFVTIFLFVGMMCLGMGNGAVFQLVPQRFQEEIGMVTGIVGAAGGVGGFFIPNILGTLREITGTYATGFLVYAGIGVLALLVLIIAQMSWKKTWAPKETSVKA from the coding sequence ATGAAGTTAGCAAATTTAAGAAAAAGTGGACATGCACCCTCGCTATTTGCGTCATTTCTGTACTTTGATGTCAGTTTCATGATTTGGGTTATACTTGGGGCGCTTGGGGTTTATATCACCAAAGACTTTGGCCTATCTCCTTCTCAAAAGGGTTTAATTGTAGCGATTCCCATTCTCGGTGGATCATTCTTCCGTCTCGTTCTTGGTGTTTTAACCGACCGAATTGGGCCGAAGAAAACATCGATCATTGGAATGGTCGTTACCATGGTGCCACTCCTATGGGGTTGGCTGTTTGGAACGACATTAACAGAGCTTTATTTTATCGGTATACTATTAGGAGTGGCTGGAGCTAGCTTTGCAGCAGCCTTACCGATGGCAAGTCGTTGGTATCCACCCCATTTACAAGGATTAGCAATGGGGATTGCAGGAGCTGGAAATAGCGGGACTTTATTTGCCACCTTATTTGGTCCTCGCCTTGCGGAACAAATTGGCTGGCATAATGTACTAGGGGTAGCCCTTATTCCTCTTGCTATTGTGTTTATCATCTTTGTTCTTATCGCAAAAGATGCTCCTTCCCAGCCAGCACCAAAACCACTTAAAGAATACTTTAATGTTTTTAAGCAAAAAGATGCCCTTTACTTCTGTTTATTGTATAGTGTTACGTTCGGTGGATTTGTAGGACTATCTAGTTTTCTAAGTATCTTTTTCGTTGATCAGTACGATCTTTCAAGAGTAAGAGCCGGAGACTTTGTTACCCTTTGCGTTGCAGCAGGAAGCTTCTTTCGCCCAGTGGGAGGATATATCGCAGATAAGATTGGAGGCGTTCGTCTATTAACCTTCTTATTTATCGGTGTTGCTTTAACCATGCTGGGAGTTAGTCAACTACCTTCCATCGCTTTTGTTACCATATTTTTATTTGTCGGTATGATGTGTTTAGGAATGGGGAATGGAGCAGTATTCCAACTTGTACCACAACGATTCCAGGAAGAAATTGGAATGGTCACTGGAATTGTAGGAGCTGCTGGTGGTGTAGGAGGTTTCTTTATTCCTAATATCCTTGGAACGTTAAGAGAAATCACAGGCACGTATGCAACAGGATTCCTTGTATATGCAGGAATTGGTGTATTAGCTTTACTCGTTTTAATCATTGCACAGATGTCTTGGAAAAAGACGTGGGCTCCAAAAGAAACTTCTGTTAAAGCTTAA